The proteins below come from a single Ruegeria sp. THAF33 genomic window:
- a CDS encoding GFA family protein, translated as MNKELDMTTRGNCLCKNTKWEFIGDVTWACYCHCDDCRRNCAAPIVAWLGVPLRNFKWTAQAPKTLESSKGVFRHFCRDCGSPVGFEADHYPGGMHLYAASMEHPEDFVPTFHVNYQSKLPWLRIEDDLKKYEGTLLHAPEDLSAYDD; from the coding sequence ATGAACAAGGAGCTTGACATGACAACGCGAGGCAATTGCCTGTGCAAAAATACGAAATGGGAGTTTATCGGGGATGTGACATGGGCTTGCTACTGCCATTGCGATGATTGCCGTCGAAACTGTGCCGCACCCATAGTTGCATGGTTGGGTGTTCCACTTCGGAACTTCAAATGGACTGCCCAAGCACCCAAAACACTGGAAAGCTCAAAAGGTGTATTTCGGCATTTCTGCCGCGATTGTGGTTCTCCAGTTGGTTTTGAAGCAGACCATTACCCTGGTGGGATGCATTTATATGCCGCTTCAATGGAACACCCAGAGGACTTTGTTCCGACCTTCCACGTCAACTACCAAAGCAAGCTGCCATGGCTTCGTATCGAAGACGATCTGAAGAAGTACGAGGGCACACTCCTTCACGCCCCAGAGGATTTGAGTGCTTATGACGATTAG
- a CDS encoding (deoxy)nucleoside triphosphate pyrophosphohydrolase, with protein sequence MRTVLVSAVALIDIEGRVLLAQRPEGKSMAGLWEFPGGKIEPGETPEAALIRELHEELGIDTWASCLAPLTFASHSYDDFHLLMPLFACRKWDGIPQSKEGQALKWVRANDLRNYPMPAADVPLIPILRDWL encoded by the coding sequence GTGAGAACCGTGTTAGTCTCTGCTGTCGCCCTGATCGACATCGAGGGCCGCGTGCTGCTGGCCCAACGCCCCGAAGGCAAATCCATGGCCGGACTGTGGGAATTCCCCGGCGGCAAGATCGAGCCGGGCGAAACCCCCGAGGCCGCCCTGATCCGCGAGTTGCACGAGGAACTGGGCATCGACACCTGGGCCTCGTGCCTTGCACCGCTGACCTTTGCCAGCCACAGCTATGATGATTTCCACCTGCTGATGCCTCTGTTTGCCTGCCGCAAATGGGACGGCATCCCGCAGTCGAAAGAGGGTCAGGCGCTGAAATGGGTGCGCGCGAATGACCTGCGGAACTATCCGATGCCGGCTGCCGATGTGCCGCTGATTCCGATTTTGCGGGATTGGCTTTGA